From Carnobacterium alterfunditum DSM 5972:
GAACAAATTCAAGAGAAACAAACCAGGTCTTTTAACTTATTGTTAAGAAAGGTGTATGCATATGGCTACATCAGTGAAAAAAGTTTTATTCAGTTCCAAATCCCCTAAAAAAAAATCACTGTCTATCCAAGCTTCATTTTTAATTAAACTCTCTGCATTGATGACAGAAGGATTTTCTTTAAAAGAAGCATTATTATTTTTAAAAATGATAGTGCCAAGAGAAGCGCATTGGATCCAAGCCATTCTTGAAGAATTAGAAAATGGAGAGCGTTTTGATCGCAGCATAAAAAAACAAGGATTCTCTGAACGAGTTTCTTCTCAAATTTATTTATCTTTTATCCATGGTAATCTAACAGAAGCATTAGAGGCGAGCGGGAATTACTTAGAAGAAAAAGTGAAACAACAAAGCCAACTGACAAAATTATTGCAGTACCCCATATTTTTATTGCTATTTATGATTGGTATTTTAATGGCGATCCGCTATACGATACTGCCTAATTTTGAGCAAATGAATGCTACAAAGGGTTCTATTGTTAATAGCGTTGCGATTGGATTTGTCTACTACTTCCCAGCTATTTTAGGTATCGGTTCAGTAATAGTCTCCTTGATTATTTTAACGATTCGCTATCAATTAGGAAAACAGACAGCTATTCAACGCACAGCTTTTTTCATGAAAATCCCTATTATTTCTACGTTATTAAGGTTGTATTATACAAATTTATTTAGTTATGAGTGGAGTCAATTATTAAAAAGTGGTCATCAAATGAATAAAATTATTGAACTCATGCAATCGAAGGAAACAACGCAACTCATGCAAGAGGTTGCGGGTAAGATAGAAAAAGAGCTAAGAATGGG
This genomic window contains:
- the comGB gene encoding competence type IV pilus assembly protein ComGB: MATSVKKVLFSSKSPKKKSLSIQASFLIKLSALMTEGFSLKEALLFLKMIVPREAHWIQAILEELENGERFDRSIKKQGFSERVSSQIYLSFIHGNLTEALEASGNYLEEKVKQQSQLTKLLQYPIFLLLFMIGILMAIRYTILPNFEQMNATKGSIVNSVAIGFVYYFPAILGIGSVIVSLIILTIRYQLGKQTAIQRTAFFMKIPIISTLLRLYYTNLFSYEWSQLLKSGHQMNKIIELMQSKETTQLMQEVAGKIEKELRMGRNFKESMDSFSFFNSELGFIIMHGEATGRLGIELAVYAKDCQLRLTVQIQKIFSWIQPVIFLVIAFFIMCVYLALLLPTFTMMEEIL